The nucleotide sequence AAATACTCATCACCCAtccgattgcgtaaatccgtcttgataAGCTTCATTttagaaaaacatctttcaacggttgcggttgcaaccgATAAAACCAGTGCTAGCTTCAATGTTCGATAAACCAAAGGAAAAGTTTCATTTTTTCCGGTTTCCACCATTACACGAGCAAGGTCACTCAATCCAGTTAAATTTGCAAATTTATCATCTTCCTTTAAAGTGTGATAAAATGTCGAAAGATCACCCGTAAGAACCCCTCTTTCTTCTTTATTAAAGTCATTCGGATACATTTCAGAAAACTTCACTATCTTTGATATGTCAAATTTAGCAAACGAATTACAAGGATTTAAACCCGACATATTTTCTATCAAACTAGTTGAGACCTCACTAAATCGGCTTCCAAGTTCTTGAAGTTGCATATCCAAAACCGTATTAAAAACCTTAACTTCAAAATGATGTCGGTTAGTAACGACATACTTTCGGTTTCTTTTATTACCATAACTTTCCGCCATATCTAACATCTTAATGTTGTTTTTTTCACAAAAAGATGTTACGTTTGCCAACATCTTTTCAAACCCATTTTGTCTTAAATGATTCAAAGCTCGTTTTGTCCCGCTTATCAAATGAGATGCTTCTAACAAGTCTTGACTCTTTTTTTGAAGATGTTTTGATAGAGCATTTGTGAGGCCTAAGATATCGTTCAACAAGTGTATGTAAAACACAAATTCAAGACTCTCAAAATATGATAGAATACCTGACGCATTGGATCGTTGTTGAAAGGTCTCTCCATCTTGTTTAATAAAAGTAAGTACCTCAACAACTTCCGGAAACAATTTCAACAAACTTATGATGGTTCTATGATGAGAACCCCATCGTGTGTCTCCTGGTCGGGCAAGGGAAACCTCTTGGTTTAATCCTTTTCCTGTGTTAATTTCACCCGCTAGAATTTCGTTTTCCACTCTCTCTTTTTTTGCCTCCAACATCATATCTTTTCTTTTGCAAGAAGCACCAACTGTATTAACAACCATGCCAAGAGTTtcgtaaaattctttaacacCATCATGCTTTTTTGCTACAGCCACAATCACTAACTGGAGTTGATGAGCAAAGCAATGTATGTAATGTGCCGATGGATTGTCTTTCAGAATTAAAGTTTTTAATCCATTAAACTCTCCCCGCATGTTGCTTGCACCATCATAACCTTGACCCCTGATCTgtttaaacaaaaacaaacaataaaatacaatGATACGACATATAATCTTTATTATAGTTTATGTAATGAAATTATGAAACATATAACTTACTTGATCTATGCTTAAATGGTTATCGGCTAATAAAGACACAATGGCTTCTTTAAGAGTTAAAGAATATGTATTCCTTACATGAGCAACTCCAATTAAACTCTCTTTAACAACTCCGACCTTATCGACATATCTCACAACTACGGCCATTTGTTCCTTTAAAGACACGTCGCTAGACTCATCTACTAACAACCCAAAGACATCGTCTTTAATTTCTTCACAAATCATTTTGGTTACTTCTTTCGAATAGCAATCGACAATCTCTTTTTGAATCGATGGAGCTGTCAACTTATTATTCTTCTTGGCCTTCCCTAAAGTGTACTTACCAATATCCGGGTTGTTCACACTAATCA is from Helianthus annuus cultivar XRQ/B chromosome 9, HanXRQr2.0-SUNRISE, whole genome shotgun sequence and encodes:
- the LOC110876484 gene encoding zinc finger MYM-type protein 1-like translates to MVESWLMRSSGDAARARSTSNGPNYNSPNPNPIPNNLQRKPQKERSSIREQTRPKKKEEAAHSHRSQSPTPVRHRSGVFCSLCRRQFHSTTPLKGIWKLKDEKETLISSLFKRKFQENDDLGATPSSNIINDKQENEDIGPSSKNDIDMQENEDIGPTPSPIITLASSPSTRNKIDLNDLPSDPSDRPPITSYHPNQIDDIRRAYLVKKAFQPRGHDFKWTNYSSGRRRFNVKWFDKYHWLEYSTKQEKAYCLYCYLFNESVGNKGGRETFVSGGFCNWSKPGVLKEHVGLVNSIHNKAAQKCENLLNQKRSYDANEKRRNKERRIGNRYRLMGSVRSAGFCLENSLPFRGHDESEKSLYKGIFLSVLKLISVNNPDIGKYTLGKAKKNNKLTAPSIQKEIVDCYSKEVTKMICEEIKDDVFGLLVDESSDVSLKEQMAVVVRYVDKVGVVKESLIGVAHVRNTYSLTLKEAIVSLLADNHLSIDQIRGQGYDGASNMRGEFNGLKTLILKDNPSAHYIHCFAHQLQLVIVAVAKKHDGVKEFYETLGMVVNTVGASCKRKDMMLEAKKERVENEILAGEINTGKGLNQEVSLARPGDTRWGSHHRTIISLLKLFPEVVEVLTFIKQDGETFQQRSNASGILSYFESLEFVFYIHLLNDILGLTNALSKHLQKKSQDLLEASHLISGTKRALNHLRQNGFEKMLANVTSFCEKNNIKMLDMAESYGNKRNRKYVVTNRHHFEVKVFNTVLDMQLQELGSRFSEVSTSLIENMSGLNPCNSFAKFDISKIVKFSEMYPNDFNKEERGVLTGDLSTFYHTLKEDDKFANLTGLSDLARVMVETGKNETFPLVYRTLKLALVLSVATATVERCFSKMKLIKTDLRNRMGDEYLNNALICAVEKEFFCKVKEEDVMARFQAIKNRRGEFI